The proteins below are encoded in one region of Malaclemys terrapin pileata isolate rMalTer1 chromosome 8, rMalTer1.hap1, whole genome shotgun sequence:
- the IPP gene encoding actin-binding protein IPP has protein sequence MACVACPRVSDSPFTSDKHAHLILAQMNKMRGGHNFCDVQLQVGEEGFKVHRLVLAASSPYFAALFMGGMKESSKDVVRILGVEAGIFQMLLDFIYTGVVNVGESNVQELIVAADMLQLTEVVDLCCEFLKGQIDPLNCIGLFQFSEQIACHDLQEFTENYIHAHFLEVQSGEEFLVLTKEQLIKILRSEELTIEDEYQVFTAAMQWILKDLGKRKKHVVEVLDPVRFPLLPSQRLLKYIEGVSDFSLRVALQTLLKEYCEVCKSPKENKVSNFLQTSKARPRRKARKYLYAVGGYTRLQGGRWSDSRALSCVERFDTFSHYWTTVSSLHQARSGLGVALVGGMVYAIGGEKDSMIFDCTECYDPIIKQWTTVASMNHPRCGLGVCACYGAIYALGGWVGAEIGNTIERFDPELNSWELVGSMVVPRYYFGCCEMQGLIYIVGGISNEGIELRSVEVYDPISKRWSTLPPMGTRRAYLGVAALNDCIYSVGGWNETQDALPTVERYSFEEEKWVEVAPMKVPRAGVCVVAVNGLLYASGGRASSHDFAAPVTSDSVEVYNPHMDTWTEIANMITSRCEGGVAVL, from the exons ATGGCTTGTGTGGCTTGTCCCAGGGTCAGCGACAGCCCTTTCACCTCAGACAAGCATGCCCATCTCATCCTTGCCCAGATGAACAAAATGAGAGGTGGGCACAATTTCTGTGATGTGCAGCTCCAGGTTGGTGAAGAAGGATTTAAGGTCCATCGCCTGGTCTTGGCTGCAAGCAGTCCTTACTTTGCTGCTCTGTTCATGGGAGGGATGAAAGAGTCTTCAAAGGATGTAGTGCGGATCCTAGGAGTAGAGGCTGGCATCTTTCAGATGCTCCTGGATTTTATTTACACAG GAGTAGTGAATGTTGGTGAGAGTAATGTTCAGGAGCTGATAGTAGCAGCTGACATGCTCCAGCTGACTGAAGTTGTGGACCTTTGCTGTGAATTTCTGAAGGGACAGATCGACCCCTTGAATTGCATTGGACTCTTCCAGTTCTCTGAGCAAATTGCCTGCCATGACCTACAGGAGTTCACAGAGAATTACATCCATGCTCACTTTCTGGAAGTTCAGAGTGGCGAGGAGTTCCTGGTGCTAACAAAGGAGCAGCTTATTAAGATCTTGCGAAGCGAGGAGCTTACTATAGAGGATGAGTACCAAGTTTTCACAGCTGCAATGCAGTGGATTTTGAAGGATctgggaaaaagaaagaaacatgtGGTGGAAGTGCTGGATCCAGTTCGATTCCCTCTGTTACCATCCCAGAGACTCTTAAAataca tcgaAGGAGTTTCAGATTTCAGTCTTCGGGTGGCCCTGCAAACCCTGTTGAAAGAATATTGTGAAGTCTGTAAATCTCCCAAAGAGAACAAAGTCAGCAATTTTCTGCAAACATCTAAGGCTCGTCCCCGGAGGAAAGCCAGGAAGTATCTTTATGCAGTAG GTGGATATACTCGACTGCAGGGGGGACGCTGGAGTGACAGCAGAGCCCTCAGTTGTGTGGAGCGTTTTGACACCTTCAGTCACTACTGGACCACTGTGTCTTCACTTCACCAGGCTCGCAGCGGGCTgggagtggcactggtgggaggaaTGGTTTATGCTATTGGAG GAGAAAAGGATTCAATGATCTTTGACTGTACTGAATGCTACGATCCTATTATTAAGCAGTGGACAACTGTGGCCTCCATGAACCATCCTCGGTGTGGACTTGGAGTGTGTGCATGTTATGGTGCTATCTATGCTTTGG GAGGCTGGGTTGGAGCAGAAATCGGCAACACAATTGAAAGATTTGACCCTGAATTAAATAGCTGGGAGCTAGTGGGCAGTATGGTTGTGCCCCGCTACTATTTTGGGTGTTGTGAAATGCAAG GTTTAATTTATATTGTCGGGGGCATCAGCAATGAAGGAATAGAGCTACGTTCTGTTGAAGTCTATGATCCAATATCCAAACGCTGGTCTACGCTTCCTCCAATGGGCACCCGAAGGGCGTACCTTGGCGTAGCTGCCCTCAATGATTGCATCTATTCTGTTGGAGGATGGAATGAGACACAAGATGCACTTCCTACTGTAGAGAGATATTCCTTCGAAGAG GAGAAATGGGTTGAGGTTGCACCGATGAAGGTACCCAGAGctggtgtgtgtgttgtggcTGTGAACGGACTTCTTTATGCCTCGGGAGGCCGAGCTTCTAGTCATGATTTCGCTGCCCCAGTGACCTCGGACTCTGTTGAAGTTTATAACCCTCATATGGACACATGGACTGAAATAGCAAACATGATCACCAGCCGCTGTGAAGGAGGTGTGGCTGTGTTATGA
- the TMEM69 gene encoding transmembrane protein 69, with product MPFNPASPTLSAAGKLGARRAFPNARDLKRQAPEEQTVRGAGLAAGAELERLAQVLGWGSPPSAHGKPWSFCRMLRPFPSSAREAGCCCGWPCSLRFPWEGPSAKANMFHLVQRCCSNIPLKLQKLTLHRLLQYGRNKSICSSPASLPLQRVLSRPSGPQLLSQASACVTKAQEFHCSLPCLKKKKPQEPEPQQLGLLRHDMKSLKDSPKPAFYLGLAGLIPFVSVPVIMAIQHTYYPELAFAQMTYGATIVSFLGGIRWGFALPENSPANPDWMNLGNSIVPPLLAWFAILFKDNLSQAAIMVIIGLGIALHYDLAVLPTYPSWFKGLRVLLTVVAIISLVITLVLMDVYPEKQLSNSASKSK from the exons ATGCCTTTTAACCCCGCCTCGCCCACCCTCTCCGCGGCTGGAAAACTCGGGGCCAGGCGAGCTTTCCCTAACGCCCGAGACCTAAAACGACAAGCCCCCGAGGAACAGACAGTCCGGGGAGCAGGTCTCGCTGCCGGAGCGGAACTAGAGCGGCTGGcccaggttctgggctggggctctccgcccAGCGCACACGGGAAGCCCTGGTCCTTCTGCCGGATGCtgcgtcccttcccatcctctgcACGGGAGGCGGGTTGCTGCTGCGGGTGGCCGTGCTCCTTGCGGTTCCCTTGGGAGG GGCCTTCTGCTAAGGCAAATATGTTTCACCTTGTACAGCGATGTTGTTCCAACATAcctttaaaa CTCCAGAAGTTGACCCTTCACAGGCTGCTACAGTATGGAAGGAATAAGTCCATTTGTTCTTCTCCTGCCAGTCTCCCTCTGCAGAGAGTTCTTTCCCGTCCATCGGGACCTCAGCTCCTCAGCCAGGCCTCAGCCTGTGTAACTAAGGCCCAGGAATTCCattgctccctcccctgcttaaagaaaaagaaaccacaaGAACCTGAACCCCAACAACTGGGGCTTCTGCGCCATGATATGAAGTCACTAAAGGACTCACCAAAGCCTGCCTTTTACCTGGGCCTTGCAGGGTTGATTCCATTTGTTTCAGTGCCGGTGATAATGGCTATCCAACACACCTACTACCCTGAACTGGCATTTGCTCAAATGACATATGGGGCCACTATAGTCTCTTTTCTAGGAGGAATCAGGTGGGGATTTGCTCTCCCAGAAAATAGCCCAGCCAATCCTGATTGGATGAACTTGGGGAACAGTATAGTTCCCCCTTTATTAGCCTGGTTTGCCATACTTTTTAAAGATAACCTCAGTCAAGCTGCAATCATGGTGATAATTGGTTTAGGGATAGCACTGCATTATGATCTTGCTGTTCTTCCTACTTATCCCAGCTGGTTTAAAGGCCTAAGGGTATTACTAACAGTGGTGGCAATAATTTCATTGGTCATCACCTTGGTTCTTATGGATGTTTATCCAGAGAAGCAGCTAAGTAACAGTGCAAGTAAAAGTAAATGA